In one Winogradskyella sp. MH6 genomic region, the following are encoded:
- a CDS encoding transketolase family protein, which yields MKTYTNTGNKDTRSGFGAGLTELGQTNENVVALCADLTGSLKMDEFKANHPERFFQVGIAEANMIGMAAGMTIGGKIPFTGTFANFSTGRVYDQIRQSVAYSHKNVKICASHAGVTLGEDGATHQILEDIGLMKMLPEMTVINTCDYNQTKAATLAIAKHNGPVYLRFGRPKVPNFTPENGKFEIGKAVKLTDGNDVTIVATGHLVWEALEAAKALNDNGISAEVINIHTIKPLDDKAILDSISKTGCIVTAEEHNYLGGLGESVARVLAQHKPTPQEFVATNDTFGESGTPAQLMDKYGLNSSAIQEAAKKVLKRK from the coding sequence ATGAAAACATATACAAATACAGGAAATAAGGATACACGCTCTGGTTTTGGAGCAGGTTTAACAGAGTTAGGACAAACAAACGAAAATGTTGTTGCACTTTGTGCCGACCTCACCGGATCGCTTAAAATGGATGAGTTTAAAGCTAATCATCCCGAACGTTTCTTTCAGGTTGGTATTGCTGAAGCAAACATGATTGGTATGGCTGCTGGTATGACCATAGGAGGAAAAATTCCTTTTACAGGTACATTTGCCAATTTCTCAACTGGTAGAGTTTATGATCAAATTCGTCAAAGTGTAGCATATTCACATAAGAATGTAAAAATTTGTGCTTCACATGCTGGTGTTACATTGGGTGAAGATGGAGCGACACACCAAATTTTGGAAGATATTGGACTAATGAAGATGCTACCTGAAATGACCGTCATCAATACTTGTGATTATAACCAAACAAAGGCTGCTACATTAGCTATTGCAAAACACAACGGTCCTGTATATTTAAGATTTGGTCGTCCTAAAGTACCAAATTTTACACCAGAAAATGGTAAATTTGAAATTGGTAAAGCTGTAAAACTAACCGATGGAAACGATGTTACAATCGTTGCAACAGGTCACTTAGTATGGGAAGCGCTTGAAGCTGCCAAAGCTTTAAATGATAATGGCATTAGTGCTGAAGTAATAAATATTCACACTATAAAGCCATTAGATGACAAAGCTATTTTAGACTCTATTTCTAAAACAGGATGTATTGTTACTGCAGAAGAGCACAATTATTTAGGTGGTCTTGGAGAAAGTGTTGCCAGAGTATTAGCACAGCACAAACCAACACCACAAGAGTTTGTTGCAACTAACGATACTTTTGGTGAATCTGGTACTCCTGCACAGCTTATGGATAAGTACGGTTTAAATAGTTCTGCTATACAAGAAGCCGCAAAAAAAGTTCTTAAAAGAAAATAA
- a CDS encoding FKBP-type peptidyl-prolyl cis-trans isomerase, translated as MKSIKFIVYLVFVSVVVISCKDDDVTVPDVEIRDRGEQQLADSDSLIDYLSTHYYNSDFFLTGINHKYSDIIITELAEGEDVPTGHTLLLDAVETHTTTYEEEDYEYYVLRLNQGGGDSPRFTDQVRVNYEGSLVETGEVFDGVVTPVDLLMQGVGFSGGVIRGWQLILSQFSTSSDFTLNNGIVEYNDYGLGMMFLPSGLAYFSGTASGTLPAYSNLIFKFELLQYNEVDHDGDGIPSYIEDIDANLDVLDDDTDEDFAPNYVDLDDDGDGVNTFDELMSNTYTVDTNINEEEPVLDEGEYEVSRSETAGIITINTVKVVDSDNNGTPDYLQEDIAINYNEESE; from the coding sequence ATGAAATCAATAAAGTTTATAGTTTATTTAGTATTTGTATCGGTTGTTGTAATTTCTTGTAAAGATGATGATGTTACTGTGCCGGATGTGGAAATTAGAGATAGAGGAGAGCAACAATTAGCGGATAGTGATTCGCTTATCGATTACCTGTCTACACATTATTACAATTCAGATTTTTTTCTGACAGGTATAAATCATAAGTATTCAGATATCATTATTACAGAACTGGCAGAAGGTGAGGATGTCCCTACAGGTCATACTTTACTTTTAGATGCTGTAGAAACGCATACAACGACTTATGAAGAAGAAGACTATGAATATTATGTTTTAAGATTGAATCAAGGAGGTGGCGATTCACCAAGATTTACTGACCAAGTTAGGGTAAATTATGAAGGGTCTTTAGTAGAGACAGGAGAGGTTTTTGATGGTGTTGTTACTCCTGTAGACCTTTTAATGCAAGGTGTTGGTTTTTCGGGAGGTGTTATAAGAGGTTGGCAATTAATCTTATCGCAGTTTTCAACATCTAGCGACTTTACATTGAATAATGGTATTGTAGAGTATAATGATTATGGTTTAGGGATGATGTTTTTACCTTCAGGATTGGCATATTTTTCAGGAACAGCCTCTGGAACTTTACCGGCTTACTCTAATCTAATTTTTAAGTTTGAGTTGTTGCAGTATAATGAAGTAGATCATGATGGTGATGGTATACCTTCTTACATAGAAGATATAGATGCTAACTTAGATGTTTTAGACGATGATACAGACGAAGATTTTGCTCCAAATTATGTTGATTTAGATGACGATGGAGATGGTGTTAATACTTTTGATGAATTAATGTCCAATACATATACAGTTGACACAAATATTAATGAAGAAGAGCCTGTCTTAGATGAAGGTGAATATGAGGTGAGTAGATCAGAAACGGCAGGTATCATTACAATTAATACTGTAAAGGTTGTAGATTCTGATAACAATGGTACACCAGATTATTTACAAGAAGATATCGCCATTAATTATAATGAAGAAAGCGAGTAG
- a CDS encoding transketolase, producing the protein MSNIQQLEDLTTQVRRDILRMVHKVNSGHPGGSLGCAEFFVCLYKEIMETKEGFDMDGIGEDLFFLSNGHISPVYYSVLARTGYFPVDELNTFRLIDSRLQGHPTTHEGLPGIRIASGSLGQGMSVAIGAAETKKLNNDNHLIYSLHGDGELQEGQNWEAIMYAAGNNVDNLIATVDLNGQQIDGSTDNVLPMGNIKAKFEAFGWTVLEIEKGNNIEAILEGMQKAKSLTGNGKPVCVLLKTVMGNGVDFMMHTHAWHGKAPNDEQLAIGLAQNAETLGDY; encoded by the coding sequence ATGTCTAATATTCAACAATTAGAAGATTTAACCACTCAAGTTCGTAGAGATATTCTACGCATGGTACACAAAGTAAATTCTGGTCATCCAGGCGGATCGTTAGGTTGTGCAGAATTTTTCGTTTGCCTTTACAAAGAAATAATGGAAACCAAAGAAGGTTTTGATATGGATGGCATAGGAGAAGATTTATTCTTCTTATCTAACGGTCATATTTCACCTGTATATTATAGTGTACTTGCCAGAACTGGTTATTTTCCAGTTGATGAATTGAACACATTTAGATTAATAGATTCTAGATTACAAGGTCATCCAACCACACATGAAGGTTTACCTGGTATCAGAATAGCATCTGGTTCTTTAGGACAAGGGATGTCTGTGGCTATAGGTGCTGCAGAAACCAAGAAATTAAACAATGACAATCATCTTATTTATAGTCTTCATGGAGATGGTGAATTACAAGAAGGCCAAAACTGGGAAGCTATAATGTATGCTGCCGGAAACAATGTAGATAATCTTATTGCAACTGTAGATTTAAACGGACAGCAAATTGATGGCTCTACAGACAACGTTTTACCAATGGGTAATATTAAAGCAAAATTTGAAGCTTTTGGTTGGACTGTTTTAGAAATAGAAAAAGGCAATAACATTGAAGCCATATTAGAAGGTATGCAAAAAGCAAAATCCTTAACAGGAAATGGTAAACCTGTGTGCGTCTTATTAAAAACTGTAATGGGTAATGGTGTAGACTTTATGATGCACACACACGCATGGCACGGAAAAGCACCAAACGATGAGCAATTAGCTATAGGTTTAGCTCAAAATGCAGAAACTCTAGGAGATTATTAA
- the tgt gene encoding tRNA guanosine(34) transglycosylase Tgt: MKFNCLAKDKETKARAGVITTDHGVIETPIFMPVGTVATVKGVHQRELKNDINPDIILGNTYHLYLRPQTPILEKAGGLHKFMNWDRNILTDSGGYQVYSLSANRKIKEEGVKFKSHIDGSYHVFTPENVMEIQRSIGADIIMAFDECTPYPCDYDYAKRSMHMTHRWLDRCISHLEKVPFKYGYEQTFFPIVQGSTYKDLRIQSAEYIANAGAQGNAIGGLSVGEPAEEMYAMTEVVCDILPEDKPRYLMGVGTPINILENIALGVDMFDCVMPTRNARNGMLFTAHGTINIKNKKWAEDFSPIDEMGITYVDTEYSKAYLKHLFSVNELLGKQIATIHNLGFYLWLVREARKHILEGDFKAWKEKMVKQMDKRL; this comes from the coding sequence ATGAAATTTAATTGCTTAGCAAAAGATAAAGAAACCAAGGCAAGAGCTGGTGTTATTACGACAGATCATGGTGTTATTGAAACTCCTATTTTTATGCCAGTTGGTACGGTTGCCACTGTTAAGGGTGTACATCAGCGCGAGTTGAAAAATGATATTAATCCAGATATTATTCTAGGAAATACCTACCATTTATACCTAAGACCTCAAACACCAATTTTAGAAAAAGCTGGTGGACTTCATAAATTTATGAATTGGGATCGTAATATTTTAACCGATTCAGGTGGTTATCAGGTATATTCTTTATCGGCAAATAGAAAGATTAAAGAAGAAGGTGTAAAGTTTAAATCGCATATAGACGGAAGTTACCATGTGTTTACACCAGAAAATGTAATGGAAATTCAGCGTTCTATAGGTGCTGATATCATTATGGCATTTGATGAGTGTACACCTTACCCTTGCGATTACGACTATGCAAAGCGCTCTATGCATATGACGCATCGTTGGCTAGATCGATGTATATCGCATTTAGAAAAAGTACCATTTAAGTATGGATACGAGCAAACATTTTTCCCAATAGTACAAGGCAGTACTTACAAGGATTTAAGAATACAATCAGCCGAATATATAGCCAATGCAGGCGCACAAGGAAATGCTATAGGAGGCTTGTCTGTTGGTGAGCCAGCGGAAGAAATGTATGCCATGACCGAAGTAGTTTGCGATATTTTGCCAGAAGATAAACCACGATATTTAATGGGAGTGGGTACACCAATCAATATTTTAGAGAATATTGCGTTAGGTGTAGATATGTTTGATTGTGTTATGCCAACAAGAAATGCCAGAAATGGTATGTTGTTTACAGCGCATGGTACCATAAACATTAAAAATAAAAAATGGGCAGAAGATTTTTCGCCAATAGATGAAATGGGTATTACCTACGTAGATACAGAGTATAGCAAAGCATATCTTAAGCATTTATTCTCTGTAAATGAATTATTAGGAAAACAAATTGCTACAATTCATAATTTAGGATTTTATCTTTGGCTGGTAAGAGAAGCAAGAAAGCATATTTTGGAAGGAGATTTTAAAGCTTGGAAAGAAAAAATGGTAAAACAAATGGATAAAAGATTATAG
- a CDS encoding LptF/LptG family permease, with amino-acid sequence MKILDWYILKRYLLTFLMMLLLFIPIGITVDLAEKVGKILENKAPFGEVTAYYVDFTVYFANLLFPLFLFLSVIWFTSKLANNTEIVAFLSSGVSFTRFLRPYIIGATIVSTVALVLGMYLSPIASQGFNEFKYKYLKKNKKIQETRDVYQQINDDDYIYVSSFIPESKTGSNFTYEHFEGNELKYKIFADYIKYIEKDSSYRLTSYVKRTFDNGTETIEKERRKDTLFSFELEDLTPVEYAAETKSYSDLLRFIESEKRKGSKNIGRYEVVKLKKWSLPVSIFILTIIAVAVSSVKRRGGMGVNLAFGIAIAMIYVFFDKIFGVMAEQSNFSPVIAVWFPNIIFGILAVYLLQNAKR; translated from the coding sequence GTGAAAATCCTAGATTGGTACATACTAAAGCGCTATTTGTTAACATTTTTAATGATGTTGCTATTGTTTATTCCGATAGGAATTACGGTAGACTTGGCAGAGAAAGTAGGTAAGATATTAGAAAACAAAGCTCCATTTGGTGAAGTTACAGCTTACTATGTAGATTTTACGGTGTATTTTGCTAATCTTTTATTTCCACTTTTTTTATTTTTATCAGTTATATGGTTTACATCCAAACTTGCTAATAATACAGAGATAGTAGCTTTTTTAAGTTCAGGTGTGTCTTTTACTAGGTTTTTAAGGCCTTATATAATAGGAGCAACAATTGTCTCTACAGTGGCCTTGGTTTTAGGAATGTATTTATCTCCAATAGCAAGCCAAGGTTTTAATGAGTTTAAGTATAAATACTTAAAAAAGAACAAAAAAATTCAGGAAACCAGAGATGTATATCAACAAATCAATGATGACGATTATATATATGTTAGTAGTTTTATTCCTGAAAGTAAAACAGGAAGTAATTTCACCTACGAACATTTTGAAGGCAATGAATTGAAATACAAAATATTTGCTGATTACATTAAATATATAGAAAAAGATAGTAGTTACAGATTAACATCTTATGTTAAACGTACCTTTGATAATGGTACTGAAACTATAGAGAAGGAGAGAAGAAAAGATACCCTTTTTTCTTTTGAACTAGAGGACTTAACTCCTGTTGAATATGCTGCGGAAACAAAATCTTATAGTGACCTTTTGAGGTTTATTGAGTCAGAAAAACGTAAAGGTTCAAAAAATATTGGTAGATATGAAGTGGTAAAACTCAAAAAATGGAGTTTACCAGTTTCAATATTCATACTAACTATTATAGCAGTGGCAGTATCTTCCGTTAAGCGCAGAGGCGGTATGGGAGTTAACCTTGCATTTGGTATTGCTATAGCTATGATTTATGTCTTTTTTGATAAAATATTTGGTGTAATGGCAGAGCAGTCCAATTTTTCGCCTGTTATAGCAGTGTGGTTTCCTAATATAATATTTGGTATTTTAGCTGTATACCTTTTACAGAATGCCAAACGCTAG
- a CDS encoding outer membrane beta-barrel protein: protein MKNLKKAALLAVVLAFVGLSAHAQKGSAFGFKGGLNYSANGDYFESIGDNAKNPDRNIGYHIGLFGKIGNQLYFRPELVYTATKSDYDNNVFNIKKIDAPLLVGIKVLGPVSVFGGPSLQYILDTEFEGIDIDNVEDDFSVGLNFGIGLNFNKIGIDLRYERGFNDNEATFINNNLGSGVSSRIDTRPDQLILSLSIAL, encoded by the coding sequence ATGAAAAATTTGAAAAAAGCAGCTCTATTAGCTGTAGTTCTAGCATTTGTTGGATTAAGTGCTCATGCGCAAAAGGGAAGTGCTTTTGGGTTTAAAGGCGGTTTAAATTATAGTGCCAATGGAGATTATTTTGAGTCTATTGGTGACAATGCTAAAAACCCTGACCGAAATATAGGTTATCATATTGGCCTATTTGGTAAAATTGGGAATCAACTATACTTTAGACCAGAACTCGTTTACACAGCTACCAAAAGTGATTACGATAATAATGTCTTTAATATAAAGAAAATAGATGCTCCACTTTTGGTTGGAATAAAAGTTTTAGGACCTGTTAGTGTCTTTGGCGGTCCTTCTTTACAATACATTTTAGATACCGAGTTTGAAGGTATTGACATTGATAATGTTGAAGACGATTTCTCAGTAGGCTTAAACTTTGGTATAGGACTTAACTTTAACAAAATTGGAATAGACTTGAGATACGAACGCGGTTTTAATGACAATGAAGCCACATTCATTAATAATAATTTAGGTTCAGGTGTTTCTAGTAGGATTGATACTAGACCAGATCAATTGATACTAAGTCTATCTATTGCATTATAA